The genomic segment GCCGGGTCGACGGTCGCGACGATGACGTGCACGTCGGCGATGCCGCCGTTGGTGATGAAGACCTTGGTGCCGTTGAGCAGCCAGCCGCCCTCGACCTTCTCGGCGCGGGTACGCAGCGACGACACGTCGGAGCCGGCTCCCGGCTCGGTGACGCCGAACGCGCCGAGCGCGATCCCGCCGTCCTCCTTCTCGAACATCTTCGGCGCCCACGTGCCGAACTGCTCCGGCGTGCCGGAGCCGGCGAGGCCGGCGAGCGCGAGGCCCGTACCGAAGATCGCGAGCGTGATGCCGGCGCAGCCCCAGGTCAGCTCCTCCGACACGATCGCGGACGTGAGCCCGGTCTCGTCGGCGCCGGCCATCTGGTAGTACTCCAGGCCGTACAGACCGACCTCGCGCGCCTTCTCGACGACGGGCCAGGGGAAGTCCTCCGACTCGTCGTACTGCGGTGCGACGGAGCGGATCTCCTTCTCGGCGAACTCGTGCGCCCACTTCTGGGTCGCGACCTGCTCCTCGGTGAGCGCGAGCGAG from the Frankiaceae bacterium genome contains:
- a CDS encoding acyl-CoA dehydrogenase family protein, giving the protein MAFSLALTEEQVATQKWAHEFAEKEIRSVAPQYDESEDFPWPVVEKAREVGLYGLEYYQMAGADETGLTSAIVSEELTWGCAGITLAIFGTGLALAGLAGSGTPEQFGTWAPKMFEKEDGGIALGAFGVTEPGAGSDVSSLRTRAEKVEGGWLLNGTKVFITNGGIADVHVIVATVDPALGHKGQATFVVPPGTEGIAQGKKEKKLGIRASHTAEVVLTDCFVPDECLLGGEDVLNRKMESAKTGQSTRKSGALSTFEATRPLVGAQA